A window of the Butyricimonas faecalis genome harbors these coding sequences:
- a CDS encoding OmpA family protein yields the protein MKRANLLTILVLSGSIIFSGCASMSNTGKGAAIGGGGGAALGAGIGALVGKGKGAAIGAAIGGAVGAGTGALIGRKMDKQKKELEAIQGAQVETVTDANDLQAIKVTFDNGILFATNSSQLSASSKDALTKFATSLKNSPETDITIYGHTDNTGTRAVNERISKERAEAVANFLVGNGIARNRITTEGLAFDQPVADNSTAEGRAKNRRVEVYITASANMIKQAEEGTLK from the coding sequence ATGAAAAGAGCTAATCTACTCACTATTTTAGTGTTAAGCGGAAGCATTATTTTCTCAGGATGTGCCTCCATGAGCAACACGGGAAAAGGTGCCGCTATCGGAGGCGGCGGTGGTGCTGCACTTGGTGCCGGTATCGGAGCATTAGTCGGAAAAGGTAAAGGGGCAGCCATCGGGGCAGCCATTGGTGGTGCGGTGGGAGCCGGAACAGGAGCCTTGATCGGTAGAAAGATGGACAAACAGAAAAAAGAACTGGAAGCCATCCAAGGGGCTCAAGTAGAAACGGTTACTGATGCCAACGACCTGCAAGCCATTAAAGTGACTTTTGACAACGGTATATTGTTCGCCACGAACTCCAGTCAATTAAGCGCGTCGTCCAAAGATGCCTTGACAAAATTCGCCACGTCACTAAAGAACTCTCCGGAAACGGACATCACGATCTACGGCCACACGGACAACACCGGAACCCGTGCCGTGAATGAAAGAATCTCCAAAGAACGTGCGGAAGCTGTTGCAAACTTCTTGGTTGGCAACGGAATCGCCCGCAACAGAATCACCACGGAAGGACTCGCGTTCGATCAACCGGTAGCCGACAACAGCACGGCAGAAGGACGTGCTAAAAACCGTCGTGTAGAAGTGTACATCACGGCAAGCGCGAACATGATCAAACAAGCAGAAGAAGGTACCTTGAAATAA
- a CDS encoding anaerobic C4-dicarboxylate transporter family protein encodes MILQLAFVLTAIIIGARLGGIGLGVMGGIGLGILTFVFGLQPTAPPIDVMLMIVAVISAAACMQAAGGLDLMVKVAERLLRKNPAQVTILSPLVTYIFTFIAGTGHVAYSVLPVIAEVATETKIRPERPLGIAVIASQQAITASPISAATVALLGLLAGFDITLFDILKITIPATLIGVLVGAFFSMKVGKELVDDPEYQKRLKEGVFNDKKYELKNVANQRKASLSVFVFIIATVFIVLFGSFDTMRPLFIINDEQVVLDMPSIIEIIMLSAAALILLITRTDGLKAAQGSVFGAGMQAVVAIFGIAWMGDTFLQGNMTELKSSIEEIVSQMPWLFGIALFVMSILLYSQAATVRALMPLGIALGISPYMLIAMFPAVNGYFFIPNYPTVVAAINFDRTGTTRIGKYVLNHSFMMPGLVATVVAVGLGLLFIQIF; translated from the coding sequence ATGATTTTACAATTAGCTTTCGTTTTAACAGCAATCATCATCGGAGCGCGTCTAGGTGGCATCGGACTAGGTGTCATGGGAGGTATCGGATTGGGGATACTGACATTCGTGTTCGGCCTGCAACCAACGGCACCCCCTATTGACGTTATGCTCATGATCGTGGCAGTTATATCCGCGGCAGCGTGTATGCAGGCTGCCGGAGGATTGGACCTTATGGTTAAGGTGGCCGAACGATTATTAAGAAAAAATCCGGCACAGGTCACCATTTTAAGCCCATTAGTAACATACATCTTCACGTTTATCGCCGGTACGGGTCACGTGGCTTATTCCGTACTTCCGGTGATCGCCGAGGTAGCCACGGAAACCAAGATTCGTCCGGAACGCCCCCTGGGAATAGCGGTGATCGCTTCTCAACAAGCCATTACCGCCAGTCCCATCTCTGCAGCCACGGTTGCATTGCTGGGATTGCTAGCCGGCTTCGACATTACTTTGTTTGACATTTTGAAAATCACGATTCCCGCCACGCTAATCGGCGTACTCGTCGGGGCATTCTTTTCCATGAAGGTTGGCAAAGAACTCGTTGATGACCCGGAATATCAAAAACGTTTGAAAGAAGGCGTTTTCAATGACAAAAAATACGAACTGAAAAATGTTGCCAACCAGAGAAAAGCAAGTCTATCGGTTTTTGTTTTTATCATTGCCACGGTATTCATCGTGCTATTCGGTTCATTCGATACCATGCGTCCTTTATTCATAATCAACGACGAACAAGTAGTATTGGATATGCCATCCATCATTGAAATAATCATGTTATCCGCAGCAGCGCTCATATTACTCATAACTCGTACCGACGGGTTGAAAGCCGCACAAGGTTCCGTCTTCGGTGCCGGCATGCAAGCCGTGGTAGCCATCTTCGGTATAGCCTGGATGGGCGATACATTCTTACAAGGGAACATGACAGAACTAAAATCCTCTATCGAAGAAATTGTCAGCCAAATGCCCTGGTTGTTCGGTATAGCCCTATTCGTGATGTCTATCCTGTTGTATAGCCAAGCAGCTACCGTTCGGGCACTCATGCCCCTCGGAATAGCCTTGGGAATATCGCCTTACATGCTGATCGCCATGTTCCCGGCTGTCAACGGGTATTTCTTCATCCCCAATTACCCGACCGTAGTCGCTGCCATCAATTTCGACCGAACGGGTACAACACGAATCGGCAAATACGTGCTAAACCACTCGTTCATGATGCCCGGACTTGTTGCTACGGTTGTGGCAGTAGGACTTGGACTACTCTTTATACAGATTTTCTAA
- a CDS encoding aconitase family protein, translating to MRTFVEKILNAECGSIVVREPDYVMSHDNSARVRFLFERIHGTRVYKPSQLVIVLDGKVSGVINELSLEYNSIRDFVEEQGIEHFYDCDRGIGHQIISELVRPGMLVVGSDSHTATAGAFNTLAMGINKTETAVLWKTGKMWFRVPETVKIVLKNRLPEGVFAKDLALWIKGILSKLDVNGLAIEYHGEGVASLSIDDRMTIANISTEMGVVSSAFPPDDRLADYFNEPAVRGVWADEEAVYSRFIEIDLANVFPMVYDTGNNVLQAVEELVGLKIQQGLIGACASGRLEDLRLVSMILEDKHIANGFQLFVVPASRDIYLRAVEEGIIDKIAQSGAVVLGSSCGPCLGVGRVASVGNSCFISTANSQYIGGNNHSGVEKYIASPATVAMTALRGELTPMIHFEGAQYKYNVPRVEPVVLGEYDYRKSNGVWNYGDIDNISSSQIFSEKLTCRLTLEQVEEIKPYLFKGLDPNFTCDVKPGDIIIAGENFGCGRLVKHAATGLVAVGVKLVIAKSVNRDFYRMAINHGLRILIDWAVVDAYTSGERLTIDDENHVLYLNERAYKLPHVDAEFQDILAKGGLVNAFS from the coding sequence ATGCGAACATTTGTAGAGAAGATATTAAATGCCGAATGTGGGAGTATCGTGGTCCGTGAACCGGATTACGTGATGAGTCACGATAATTCGGCACGGGTTAGGTTTTTGTTTGAACGAATTCACGGTACCCGCGTGTACAAGCCCTCCCAGTTGGTGATCGTGCTGGACGGGAAGGTGTCGGGAGTGATCAACGAGTTGTCGTTGGAATATAATTCGATACGGGATTTCGTGGAAGAGCAGGGTATAGAGCATTTCTATGACTGTGACCGCGGGATCGGGCACCAGATTATTTCCGAACTGGTACGTCCGGGGATGTTGGTTGTCGGGAGCGATTCGCATACCGCCACGGCAGGAGCGTTCAACACGTTGGCCATGGGGATTAATAAAACGGAGACGGCCGTGTTATGGAAAACGGGGAAAATGTGGTTCCGGGTGCCCGAGACGGTGAAGATCGTTTTAAAGAACCGTCTGCCGGAAGGGGTGTTTGCCAAAGATTTGGCTTTGTGGATCAAGGGTATATTGAGTAAGTTGGACGTGAACGGGTTGGCGATCGAATATCACGGGGAAGGGGTTGCCTCCTTGTCCATCGATGATCGAATGACGATAGCCAATATTTCTACGGAAATGGGCGTGGTCAGTTCTGCTTTTCCTCCGGACGATCGGTTGGCCGACTATTTTAATGAACCGGCGGTACGGGGTGTTTGGGCGGACGAAGAGGCCGTTTATTCCCGGTTTATAGAGATCGATCTGGCGAATGTCTTTCCCATGGTGTATGACACGGGAAACAATGTTCTTCAAGCAGTTGAGGAGCTTGTCGGGCTGAAAATACAGCAAGGGCTCATCGGGGCTTGTGCTTCGGGACGATTGGAAGATTTGCGGTTGGTATCCATGATCTTGGAAGACAAACATATTGCTAACGGGTTCCAGTTATTCGTGGTCCCGGCTTCCAGGGATATATATTTGCGGGCGGTTGAAGAGGGCATTATCGATAAGATCGCACAGTCGGGGGCCGTGGTGCTTGGTTCCAGTTGCGGGCCTTGCCTGGGAGTGGGACGCGTGGCGTCTGTCGGAAACAGCTGTTTTATCTCTACTGCCAATAGTCAGTACATCGGGGGGAACAATCACTCCGGAGTCGAAAAATATATCGCTTCTCCGGCAACCGTGGCCATGACCGCACTGCGAGGGGAACTGACCCCGATGATTCATTTCGAGGGTGCCCAATATAAATATAATGTTCCCCGGGTTGAACCCGTCGTGCTGGGAGAGTATGATTATCGCAAGAGTAACGGGGTGTGGAATTACGGGGATATAGATAATATATCCAGTAGCCAGATTTTCTCGGAAAAGTTGACCTGTCGATTGACACTTGAACAGGTGGAAGAGATTAAACCTTATTTGTTTAAAGGGTTGGATCCGAATTTCACTTGCGACGTGAAGCCGGGAGATATTATTATCGCCGGGGAGAATTTCGGGTGTGGACGACTCGTGAAGCATGCGGCGACGGGATTGGTGGCCGTGGGGGTGAAACTGGTCATCGCGAAATCGGTGAACCGGGATTTCTACCGGATGGCTATTAATCACGGGTTACGGATTCTTATTGATTGGGCCGTGGTGGATGCTTACACGTCAGGGGAACGGCTGACAATAGATGACGAAAATCATGTACTATATTTGAACGAGAGAGCGTATAAGCTCCCTCATGTTGACGCGGAATTTCAAGACATCCTTGCGAAAGGAGGATTGGTAAATGCTTTTTCTTGA
- the ansB gene encoding L-asparaginase 2, whose translation MKMFKNLSLLVALVLFTVATTFAQKLPNIHILATGGTIAGTGASSTGTNYTAGQVAIGTLLSAVPEIQKIANVTGEQIVKIGSQDMTDNVWLTLAKTINKLLARKDIDGIVITHGTDTMEETAYFLNLVVKSNKPVVLVGAMRPSTALSADGPLNLYNAVVVAGAKESMGKGVLVSMNGIILGAHSVLKMNTIDVQTFQAPNSGALGYVYNGKVFYNQSPLKKHTSQSVFDVTNLNTLPKVGIVYSYSNMEGDVVKMMANSGYKGIIHAGLGNGNIHKNVFPELINARNNGILIVRSTRVPTGPTTLDAEVDDNQYKFIASQELNPQKSRILLMLALTKTNDWQQIQQYFNEY comes from the coding sequence ATGAAAATGTTTAAGAATTTAAGTTTGCTGGTAGCCTTAGTGCTATTCACTGTCGCGACCACGTTCGCGCAAAAGTTGCCTAACATCCATATCCTGGCAACAGGAGGTACGATCGCCGGAACCGGAGCTTCTTCAACCGGAACCAACTACACGGCCGGACAAGTTGCCATCGGTACGCTTCTATCTGCCGTACCGGAAATTCAGAAAATAGCCAATGTAACCGGAGAACAAATCGTTAAGATCGGTTCTCAAGACATGACGGACAACGTGTGGTTGACACTTGCCAAAACAATCAACAAATTACTGGCAAGAAAAGACATTGACGGAATCGTGATCACCCACGGGACCGACACGATGGAAGAAACCGCTTATTTCTTGAATCTCGTTGTGAAAAGCAACAAACCCGTCGTACTCGTAGGTGCAATGCGCCCCTCTACCGCTCTTAGCGCCGACGGTCCGTTAAACTTATACAATGCCGTGGTGGTTGCCGGAGCAAAAGAATCCATGGGCAAAGGAGTTTTGGTTTCCATGAACGGCATCATCCTCGGGGCTCACAGTGTTTTAAAAATGAACACGATTGACGTCCAAACTTTCCAAGCCCCCAATTCTGGAGCCCTCGGTTATGTCTACAACGGTAAAGTATTCTACAATCAATCCCCGTTGAAAAAACACACCAGCCAATCCGTATTTGATGTAACAAATCTGAACACTCTTCCGAAAGTAGGTATCGTGTACAGTTATTCAAACATGGAAGGTGATGTCGTTAAAATGATGGCCAACAGCGGTTATAAAGGAATTATCCATGCCGGATTAGGTAACGGAAACATCCACAAAAACGTGTTCCCCGAATTAATCAACGCACGCAACAACGGCATCCTTATCGTTCGTTCCACCCGTGTTCCGACAGGACCTACCACACTGGATGCGGAAGTAGATGACAATCAATACAAATTCATCGCATCGCAAGAATTGAATCCCCAGAAATCAAGAATCCTCTTGATGTTAGCTTTGACCAAGACAAACGACTGGCAACAGATTCAACAATATTTCAACGAATATTAA
- a CDS encoding LOG family protein, with translation MKICVFCASSESVDDVYFEAAADLGKEIVMQGWELLYGGTNCGLMREVSDAVKNSGGKVTGIIPQCIVDRGVSAEGISELIVTSDMKERKSMMREKADAFIALPGGWGTLEEITEVITLKQLGIHNKPVIFLNTNDFYEYFFLFISNIRKEGFVSEAYDGLYTVVNTVEEAVAYIKNYRAKDFSSKY, from the coding sequence ATGAAAATTTGTGTGTTTTGTGCATCATCGGAGAGTGTTGATGACGTGTATTTTGAAGCTGCGGCTGATTTAGGGAAAGAAATCGTGATGCAGGGATGGGAGTTGCTGTATGGCGGAACAAATTGCGGGTTGATGCGTGAGGTGTCGGATGCCGTGAAGAACAGTGGAGGTAAGGTGACCGGAATCATTCCACAATGCATCGTGGACCGGGGTGTCTCGGCGGAGGGTATTTCTGAATTAATCGTGACTTCCGATATGAAAGAACGAAAGAGCATGATGCGTGAAAAAGCGGATGCTTTTATTGCTTTACCCGGAGGATGGGGAACACTGGAAGAGATCACGGAGGTGATTACCTTGAAACAACTTGGAATACATAATAAACCGGTTATTTTCCTTAATACGAATGATTTTTACGAGTATTTTTTTCTTTTTATCAGTAATATTCGCAAAGAAGGATTCGTGTCGGAGGCCTATGATGGGTTGTACACGGTTGTGAACACGGTGGAAGAGGCGGTGGCGTACATCAAAAATTATCGGGCTAAAGATTTTTCAAGTAAATATTAA
- a CDS encoding copper homeostasis protein CutC has protein sequence MKNNIEVEICTFSLESCLNAQQAGASRVELCSGMYDGGTTPSAAMIRMAREKLSIQLYVMIRPRGGDFLYSDLEFEVMKEDIRFAKACRADGVVLGILNADGSVDVQRTRELVELAAPLKVTFHRAIDMTRNMEEALEGIIEAGCYRVLTSGGRNTVNEGMEQIEALVKQAGGRVQIMAGSGVNAANARALMELGVDAIHLSGKSSRDSEMKFRNPNVFMGGVPGLPEYEQYYSDAEKIKAVLDHVQGKI, from the coding sequence ATGAAGAATAATATCGAGGTCGAAATATGTACTTTTTCTTTGGAATCGTGCTTGAATGCCCAGCAGGCAGGAGCGTCCCGGGTGGAGTTGTGCTCCGGGATGTATGACGGGGGAACCACCCCTTCCGCGGCCATGATTCGTATGGCCCGGGAAAAGTTATCCATACAACTTTACGTGATGATTCGCCCCAGAGGGGGTGATTTTCTTTATTCAGACCTGGAGTTTGAGGTGATGAAGGAGGATATCCGGTTTGCCAAAGCGTGCCGGGCGGATGGCGTCGTGTTGGGGATATTGAACGCTGACGGTTCGGTTGACGTGCAACGCACGCGGGAATTGGTCGAGTTGGCGGCTCCTTTGAAAGTAACGTTTCACCGGGCGATAGATATGACAAGGAATATGGAAGAGGCTTTGGAGGGGATTATCGAGGCCGGGTGCTACCGGGTGTTGACCTCGGGAGGACGCAACACGGTAAACGAGGGTATGGAGCAAATCGAAGCCTTGGTGAAACAGGCGGGAGGACGCGTGCAAATTATGGCGGGAAGTGGCGTGAATGCCGCGAATGCCCGTGCATTAATGGAATTGGGGGTGGATGCCATTCACTTGAGCGGGAAGAGCAGTCGGGATAGTGAAATGAAATTCCGTAACCCGAACGTGTTCATGGGCGGGGTTCCTGGACTGCCGGAGTACGAGCAGTACTATAGTGACGCGGAGAAGATAAAGGCCGTTTTAGATCATGTGCAAGGTAAAATTTAG
- a CDS encoding porin, protein MRKKLLLITLLALSLHGLSAQGLLSHLNDTTSRRTLFERVANIEKKNNLFNLKLHMQTTFNGTFTDGTFEQAAFKMNQLRLEARGDLNDWLSYRWRQRLNSSNTPHALDNLPSSIDYAMISVRLTDKLVTSIGKQAAAYGGFEYDLDPIEIYQYSDMIDYMLFDFMTGITFSYQVTPTQELALQIVNSRTASMDDIYGQLPGDVEESHAPLAYTANWNGNFFNDKLRTRWSYSLLSLAKGYNNHFYAIGNELDLGKFNMYLDFYLSDEELDNRGIVSSLQRLQGNADCIKNARYESWVTKLNYRFQPKWNIFVKGMYENASVYKYADQIEKGKYRTAYGYFGGIEYYPTTENLHFFASYIGRSYRFTGKAKALGAENYSTSTLSIGLIYHIPLF, encoded by the coding sequence ATGAGAAAAAAACTATTACTAATCACGCTATTAGCACTATCGCTACACGGGCTGTCAGCCCAAGGCCTGTTATCCCATCTGAACGACACGACAAGCAGACGAACCCTTTTCGAAAGAGTAGCAAACATCGAGAAAAAGAATAATCTCTTCAACTTGAAATTGCACATGCAAACCACGTTCAACGGGACATTTACAGACGGAACATTCGAGCAGGCTGCCTTCAAAATGAACCAGCTCCGACTGGAAGCCCGCGGTGACCTCAACGACTGGCTTTCCTACCGTTGGCGGCAACGCTTGAACAGCAGCAACACCCCTCACGCGTTGGACAACCTCCCCTCCTCCATCGATTATGCCATGATCTCCGTGCGTTTGACTGATAAACTCGTCACCTCCATCGGGAAACAGGCAGCAGCATACGGTGGTTTCGAGTACGATTTGGACCCGATTGAAATCTACCAGTACAGTGACATGATCGATTACATGCTCTTCGATTTCATGACCGGTATCACCTTCTCGTATCAAGTCACCCCAACCCAAGAACTTGCATTACAAATCGTGAACAGCCGAACGGCTTCCATGGACGATATTTACGGGCAACTCCCGGGAGACGTGGAAGAAAGCCATGCACCTCTCGCTTACACGGCCAACTGGAACGGCAACTTCTTCAACGACAAGTTGAGAACCCGCTGGTCATACTCCCTACTCAGTCTGGCCAAAGGATACAACAACCATTTTTACGCCATCGGTAACGAACTGGATTTAGGAAAGTTCAACATGTACCTCGATTTCTACCTTTCTGACGAAGAACTCGACAACCGAGGCATTGTTTCAAGCCTCCAACGTCTTCAAGGGAATGCCGATTGCATCAAAAATGCCCGTTACGAATCCTGGGTTACCAAATTAAACTACCGGTTCCAACCCAAGTGGAATATTTTCGTGAAAGGAATGTACGAGAATGCCTCTGTTTACAAATATGCCGATCAAATAGAAAAAGGGAAATACCGGACAGCTTATGGGTATTTCGGTGGAATCGAATACTATCCCACCACGGAAAACCTACACTTCTTCGCGTCGTATATCGGGCGTTCTTATCGATTCACGGGTAAAGCCAAAGCGTTGGGAGCCGAAAACTACTCCACCTCAACTTTATCCATCGGGTTAATCTACCACATCCCGTTGTTTTAG
- the gyrB gene encoding DNA topoisomerase (ATP-hydrolyzing) subunit B, with protein sequence MSEEIEQTNNEYSADSIQVLEGLEAVRMRPSMYIGDVNTKGLHHLVYEVVDNSIDEALAGYCKNIEVTINEDNSICVSDDGRGIPTGMNQKENRSALEVVMTVLHAGGKFDKGSYKVSGGLHGVGVSCVNALSTKLVATIYREGKIWRQEYSKGAPLADVQVIGETDRTGTTIYFKPDDSIFYVTEYKYDILAARLRELAYLNRGIRLSLTDKRTIDPDTNEFKSEVFYSEKGLSEFVEYLDENREKLIDETIHITTEKNGIPIEVAMHYNTEFKENVYSYVNNINTVEGGTHLAGFRRGVMQTLKTYADNSGMLSKLKFDISGEDFREGLTAIISVKVAEPQFEGQTKTKLGNTEVGSAVAQAVSVALANYLEEHPKDARAIVDKVILAAQARHAARKARELVQRKTVLSGSGLPGKLADCSDNNPENCEIFLVEGDSAGGTAKQGRDRKFQAILPLRGKILNVEKALAHRVWESEEIKMIFQALGITIGTAEDSKAVNLEKIRYHKIVIMADADVDGAHIATLIMTLFFRYMRSVIENGYLYIATPPLYSVKKGKEQRYCWTEEQRLQLIQEMGAGKESSLHIQRYKGLGEMTAEQLWDTTMSPDGRTLRQVTIENAAEADRIFSMLMGDDVPPRRQFIEQNATYANIDA encoded by the coding sequence ATGAGTGAAGAAATAGAGCAAACGAATAACGAATATTCGGCTGATAGTATTCAAGTGTTGGAGGGGTTGGAGGCTGTTCGTATGCGTCCGTCCATGTATATTGGAGATGTTAATACGAAGGGATTGCATCATTTGGTGTACGAGGTGGTTGATAACTCGATTGATGAAGCGTTGGCCGGTTATTGTAAAAATATAGAGGTAACGATTAACGAGGATAATTCGATCTGTGTGAGCGATGATGGTCGTGGAATCCCGACCGGGATGAATCAGAAAGAGAATCGCTCGGCACTGGAAGTTGTGATGACGGTGTTGCATGCCGGAGGTAAATTTGATAAAGGTTCTTATAAAGTTTCCGGAGGGCTTCACGGGGTAGGAGTATCTTGTGTGAACGCGCTCTCCACGAAATTGGTTGCTACTATTTACCGCGAAGGTAAGATTTGGCGTCAGGAATATAGTAAAGGAGCCCCGCTAGCTGATGTACAAGTGATTGGCGAAACAGATCGGACGGGTACAACGATCTATTTCAAGCCGGATGATTCTATATTTTATGTAACAGAATATAAATATGATATTTTAGCTGCCCGTTTACGGGAACTGGCTTATTTGAATCGGGGCATTCGCCTGTCGTTGACAGACAAGCGAACAATTGATCCGGATACTAACGAGTTTAAATCTGAAGTTTTCTACTCGGAAAAAGGGTTAAGTGAATTCGTGGAATATTTGGATGAAAACCGGGAGAAATTGATTGATGAAACCATTCATATCACCACCGAGAAGAATGGTATTCCGATAGAGGTGGCCATGCATTACAACACGGAGTTCAAAGAAAATGTTTACTCTTACGTAAATAATATCAACACGGTTGAGGGAGGAACGCATCTTGCCGGGTTCCGTCGAGGGGTGATGCAAACCCTGAAGACGTATGCAGACAATTCCGGGATGTTAAGTAAATTGAAGTTTGATATTAGCGGGGAAGATTTCCGGGAAGGTTTAACGGCCATTATTTCCGTAAAAGTGGCAGAACCTCAGTTTGAAGGACAGACGAAGACAAAATTAGGTAATACCGAGGTGGGGTCGGCCGTGGCTCAGGCCGTGAGCGTTGCATTGGCAAACTACCTGGAGGAGCATCCGAAAGATGCCCGCGCTATCGTGGATAAGGTGATCCTTGCCGCGCAAGCTCGTCATGCGGCTCGTAAAGCCCGTGAACTTGTGCAACGGAAGACTGTACTTTCCGGTTCCGGTTTACCCGGTAAATTGGCAGATTGTTCGGATAATAACCCGGAGAATTGTGAGATATTCCTCGTCGAGGGAGATTCGGCAGGGGGTACCGCCAAACAAGGTCGCGACCGTAAATTTCAGGCTATTCTTCCCTTGAGAGGTAAAATCCTGAATGTGGAGAAAGCGTTGGCTCACCGGGTATGGGAAAGTGAGGAGATCAAGATGATTTTCCAAGCTTTGGGAATCACGATCGGTACGGCAGAAGATAGTAAAGCGGTTAACTTGGAAAAAATACGTTATCACAAGATCGTGATCATGGCCGATGCCGATGTCGACGGGGCGCACATTGCCACGTTGATTATGACGTTATTCTTCCGTTACATGAGATCTGTGATTGAAAACGGTTACCTTTATATTGCCACCCCGCCTCTTTATTCCGTGAAGAAAGGAAAGGAGCAACGTTATTGTTGGACGGAGGAGCAGCGTTTACAGTTGATTCAGGAGATGGGAGCAGGCAAGGAGAGCAGTTTGCATATCCAGCGTTACAAAGGTCTTGGTGAAATGACAGCAGAACAGTTGTGGGACACGACCATGTCTCCCGATGGTAGAACGTTACGCCAAGTGACAATCGAGAATGCTGCTGAGGCAGACCGTATTTTCTCCATGCTTATGGGTGACGATGTTCCGCCTCGTAGACAGTTTATCGAGCAGAATGCTACATATGCTAACATTGATGCTTAA
- a CDS encoding porin, whose protein sequence is MKKLALLILVIGCATGAFAQNTTNEKPLFERVTHIEKKIDWFNFYLNMQGSFDASFNYDQSGLSEAAFKMRQFRIEAKGNITPWLSYRWRQRLNRGNNGGNNIDNMPTSIDIAGIGVKLNDQFSFFAGKQCAAYGGIEFDLNPIEIYEYCDMIENMSNFMTGLNIAYQICDNHQLQFQILDSRNGSQEETYGPGFEKSRAPLLYTLNWNGNLFDGIYKTRWSASVMSETKNKQMYYYALGNDFTFSKKVNMFVDFMYSDEQIDRKGIITGILKEQNADLDDHNALDAEYLSVVTKINYRFQPKWNAFVKGMYETASVTKTRGDIEKGNYRTSYGYLAGIEYYPLEDSNLHFFCTFVGRSYKFTDRAAQKGYNTQRLEVGFIYQLPMF, encoded by the coding sequence ATGAAAAAATTAGCTTTATTAATACTTGTTATCGGTTGTGCGACAGGTGCTTTCGCACAAAATACCACGAACGAAAAGCCCCTCTTCGAACGAGTAACCCACATAGAGAAAAAAATAGACTGGTTCAACTTCTATTTGAACATGCAAGGTTCATTTGATGCCAGTTTCAATTATGACCAAAGCGGGCTAAGCGAGGCAGCATTCAAAATGCGTCAATTCCGTATCGAGGCAAAAGGGAACATTACCCCTTGGTTATCCTATCGTTGGAGACAGCGTTTAAACCGCGGGAACAACGGGGGAAACAACATAGACAACATGCCGACCTCCATTGATATTGCCGGCATCGGGGTAAAATTGAATGACCAATTCTCATTCTTCGCCGGAAAACAATGTGCCGCGTACGGTGGAATCGAATTTGACTTGAACCCGATCGAAATCTACGAGTATTGCGACATGATCGAGAACATGAGCAACTTCATGACCGGTTTGAACATCGCTTACCAAATCTGTGACAACCATCAACTTCAATTCCAAATCCTGGACAGCCGTAACGGTTCCCAAGAGGAAACGTACGGTCCCGGTTTTGAAAAAAGCCGTGCCCCACTCTTGTACACGTTGAACTGGAATGGAAACCTATTCGACGGGATATATAAAACCCGTTGGTCGGCATCCGTGATGTCAGAAACAAAAAACAAACAAATGTACTACTACGCGTTAGGTAACGACTTTACTTTCTCAAAAAAAGTAAATATGTTTGTCGACTTCATGTATTCCGACGAACAGATCGACCGGAAAGGTATCATTACCGGAATCCTAAAAGAACAGAATGCAGATCTCGATGACCACAACGCTCTTGACGCGGAATACCTGTCAGTCGTGACAAAAATAAACTACCGTTTCCAACCGAAATGGAATGCCTTCGTGAAAGGAATGTATGAAACGGCCTCCGTGACAAAAACACGCGGTGACATCGAAAAAGGGAACTATCGTACCTCCTACGGTTACTTGGCAGGTATCGAGTACTACCCGTTAGAAGACAGCAACTTGCATTTCTTCTGCACCTTCGTGGGACGTTCTTACAAATTCACGGACCGTGCCGCACAAAAAGGATACAACACACAACGACTGGAAGTCGGATTTATTTACCAATTACCGATGTTCTAA